The genomic segment ATGGCAAAATGCCATACTTTATCTCCAGCTCCTCAGCCACCCCTCCCAGGAGCATCATTTTCAATTTGTCCAGCAACTCCTGCAACAATGGCATGTAGAGCATTCCACCCCGTCCACCACCACGAGAGCCTCTCTCCGCCCACACCCGCAGCATCTGGTAGTGAGCCTCCCGGCAGGATCGGTAATCCAGCTGCGCCTGTTCGATCTCCGTATCCTTCACACCAAGCAGACGTACCAGCTGCTTCACCTGCAGCACAGGAACTAGATCCAGCACTGTGTAGATCAGGTCAGCGACTGCAGACAGGGGAGTGAAGAGGGGCAGTGTGATGAGGGGTAAAGATGAGAGTAAGAACAATGGGCTTTCTGTATGTTTGAGATTGCACACAGGGGAGTGTGTGTTGCTATGTACAGTATCAAATATACTCACTCTTGATTTCCAGTGGGACACAGTCAGGCAGTTTGGACTGTTGCTGTTCATTCACAAGGCTTTCGGGCACAGCTTGGACACTGTTGTTGAAATTCTCCTCACATCTGATCAGAACCTGCTAAGAAACAAGACATTAGAATAAAATGAGTACAGAAGGAAGAGGGAGATAAAACAAGAGCACACAGTCAGACCATTGTACCTCAGAAGAGTCTGGAGCGAAATCAGATGCTTGGGTGGATGCCTTTAACAACTTCTTCTTGGTAAATCGTTTTGTGGCCACATGGGTGATAAAGAACACCATCACCAACAAAACCACTGCCGAAACTGCAACTCCAGCAATTATGCTGATAAGAAACTCTTGTCCGGCATCAGGACCTTCATGAGAATTTGAGAATTCAAACATATGGAGATGGGCACGTGTTAAAAAAGCATACATTTGgtttttcattaaaaagcaaaaacacattttccaggGTTTGTCATGTTAAATTTTACACCAGCATTGATCAAAATTGttcataacaataacaatttattGTTcgtaacaataaaaacaataaatacaacacCTCTGTGCCTCACTTTGCACCTAGACTATGTGGCATGAAACCAGCAAAGGCAGAGTTGGACACGCCCTTCTGCACTTGTGCCTCTCACTTTAGACCATGTGCTATAGATTGATAAAATAGGGCCCATGGGCTATAAATGCTGtccaaaaaatgtttatttaagttaagAAATGGTGTATTTTATCTGGTAGAAAAAGATAAttgataagaataataataatgatggtgatAATAATAGCATATATATTGGCCATTGGCTGTGTCAACCTCTACTCTGAAGTGTGATGTATCTCTTGTAGTCAAGTTTTGCAGCATGTGTTTGACCTCTGCACAGGCACATAAGAAACCACTATATGTTCTACCGCATTTGTGAAGGCTCTTCCATTAACCATGTATCTGATACGAGTGCTCACCTTTTGTATTCTGTGTATTCAGAGTCGTTGCACAGTGATGTTTGCACTCAGGGGAGCAActgtggaggacagagagaatgTTTCACAACACTGATGAGGAAGAGGCATCGTCCTAAGAGGAAGTGATTGCTATGAAGGCAGAGACATATTTTATACACCAGCCAATGGGGCCAAGCATTTAAATGCTGAAGGCACAGTTTCATAGTAGCCACTGCACAGGATGTTCACACACACCAAAGAGTGATAATATGTCACAATTACTAATAGTGTGTGACAAAACTCAACCAAGCTTTTGTTTCccaagctttttttaaaaaaatacccactttttaaagatgataaaATATCTGACCTCCAAAAACatcagtcactttttttattagtgTTATGTTGAATGGGTAATTTCAAATTTTCAAGAAATATGTTATGTTACGGTCATGATAAATGGAtcaaatttaaattattatataaattaaaCAGGAAGCCCAGGGGTcaaaatatttaacaaatgttAGTAACCCAGTTTTAGGGTCTTATACTTCCCTCTTCTGAAACTAACTAATGGAAAGATTGACCAAATTTGGAAGTGCACAGCAAGTTTCAATTCAACAAACTAACTTCCCCAGCAATGGCTTAAAATAAAACCGTACTACACATTATGATGGTGTATGCACCAAAAGCTCACAGGGCATATTATGGTATGTTATTACTTACGTTTTGCAAGGTTCACACTTGTTTTTGACACTGTAGTAGTTCTCCTTACATTCACAAACAGTGTTTTTCTCCCATGTGCCTGTGCAAAAATGAGAGtaattatgaaatattaatgacttaaacaacacagttgacaaactaaaaaggtaaaaaaagaaaaaatagaatAGCTTCTACATGATGATGCAGTGTCATGTCTGAACACTTACATCTTTGTATTTCCTTTGCATCAGATCCACATTTTGAACAACTGCGACACTCATACGTTTCAGAGTCTATGTCAAATCTGTAATAGCCATCCTTGCACCGACATTCAGTGTCTTTGACTCGATTACATGGGGACACCTGATATTCATGCTTTGCTTCTGTAAAAAAGTtgacaagaaagaaagattggacaaaacaaaccattaaCTGCAACGCTGATAAATCAAGAAGGTGAAACTGAGACAGACAAAAAGGTTGTGATAGTTTACCTTTGCAGCGTCGGCATCGCCTGCAGTTGGGGGAAAAGTTCATCTGGTCCATGAACTGTCCAGGAGGACATGGTGTGCAGCTACTTCTCTGACCTGTAGCATGACACTTTTCCATAAGCTTAAAACCTGGAAAACATGAATGCCACATGTAAACAAGGTGAAGACTTCAGAAGAATTGATCTAATAAGGACAGACAATGTCCAATGTAGGTCCTTCCATTTATGAGAAACCACCGTTTGTGTACCTGGAGAACATTTGTTGCAACAAATCCCCTGTTCTATGGTGTAGTCATCAGGTGGACATGTGTGCGCTTCTTCAGTTTGTGACAAAGCCAACGGAATGACCAgacactgcaaaataaataaatcagtaagtGTATTGTAAGTGTATTGTTCATCTTGCATGTTTACATgcaattttaaaatattcagtgaAGCAAAAGGTTTGTCTCACCATGAAGAGTAGTGTTGTGCCCACAGGGGCTTTTTTATTCCAATTTATTCCAGCTCCCTCCATCATCTTACAGGGTTAACTCAGTCCATCTGAGGCCATCTGCAGGTAAAACAACAGGTCAAATTAAACAATACACAGTACATCTGATTTTAGTTATATTCTCGGGTATATTGTGTGGACAAAAGAACAGGAAAATATGTTGATACTAATTCATATTTACATTAgtatttattcatcatttcTATTCTATAATTATATTTCAGACAGTCTGTGGGTAAACGTGAGTAATGAGAATGGGGAAGGGGCCCCGAGTTATGGTTGTGGTTTCTTCAACATATGAGCAGTGTGAGCAAAATGAAACTGAAGCTCTGCTTTTAATTCTGAAACCACAGAGTTACAATAAACTGAGCTGATAGCAGGGTCAGGGTGGACtggaaaaatgcattattatttagcTACAAGGTACAATAACGTGACAGAATTAATCTtgtttaatcacattttatttaatggtACTATACAACCCTGGTTTCACATTAAACTGAGCTGATGCAGTTCTTTTATTAGATGACAACTGAACATAAGCAGGGTCATTTCAGGTGGTCTAGATTAAGGTAGATCTTTTTGACTTGGTCATTTTAAAAGTAGCTCCCAAACTGAAAAAGTGTGGGCACTCCTGATGTAGAGAATTGTAATATAGGCAAGAGAAGCTTATATATAAttgaatgttgaatttaataatGTAATGAATGTAACCTAAtgtattatgattattattctaAAAATACTGTCCACTGTTGGTCAGCTGGGTAcagttttcattataattttaaaataaatgtagggCCGCAGGACATTGACTGGAGGACCATGTGTGGCCCACAGGCCTTAAATTTAACTGCCTAAATCCATTTTTTTagactatgggaggaaaccggagagccaGGATAAATCTCAAGTATATTAGCTTTAATATAATTATACTTATCATAAAACcttgatgtgtgtttttcatgattAGTTCTAAGCTGAGTTTTCCACTGAGTTAATGGGAGCTGGGTTTTCCAGACCCAGTGTTTCCCACACTTCCTGGTAAAAGTTATTCCAGGGAATCAAAAGCAACAGTGTTGTACCATGCTGTGCTTTGGTGcagttatattttatttttagacattcatttttttaatttccccaTTCTTTTTGATCATTTCTCTTGgcttaaaatgtttaatgtacaACTTGTCAAGAACAAACCTGCTGGAAagactttaaataaatagatagaaAAATAACTACACATTGTGGGACAAACAGCTGATATAAGGTATAACCTGAAGGACTCACTTTAAAGACGTTGCACTTCAGACACTTTTACCTTTCATTTAACCTAATTTTGACAATTTTTAAAACTATGACAAGTgagacaacaataaaacaaacttacaGTAAAATGCTATGGCGACAATAGCATCAGTGTTATTGACAATATCAACAATCTTGAGTTGAATAGTTTAAAACAACAGGAGGCTAGTGTGAAAATAAGTTAATGTTAAGGGAAACCGTTCACACAGACATTAATGAAGCAGAACAACTCCCACATTTTTGTTGGCCACTAGTTTGGCTTCACTTCCCTGTAGCTCTGACAAGACAACACGGCTAAAGTTTAACAAGCTCCATGAGCTTCACTGCTAACATTTGACGCattcacaataataatgtaCAGTCAGTCTATTTTACAGTTCGTTGTTCTCTCAATGGTTTCCGTTTAGCTCCACAGAACGCACCGCATTCCACCTACAGGACCGCAGTCTCACTCAGTCTGATATGAATCAGCTCTGGCTGCCCACAGTCAGGATTTTACCGTCACTTACCTGAACAACCACTGTCACACCAAAGGCACACTCCTTCACTCCAGCTCCACAATAAATCCACTTATTAAGTGCTATAATTGTTTGAATAAATGCTACAGATGTATTCATTGGAAGCGCAGCGCCACAGTTGTCGACCCTCTCGACTGAGGACGAGAGGAGGCGGTCACAAACGGGAAA from the Solea senegalensis isolate Sse05_10M linkage group LG9, IFAPA_SoseM_1, whole genome shotgun sequence genome contains:
- the tnfrsf1a gene encoding tumor necrosis factor receptor superfamily member 1A isoform X2, with the protein product MMEGAGINWNKKAPVGTTLLFMCLVIPLALSQTEEAHTCPPDDYTIEQGICCNKCSPGFKLMEKCHATGQRSSCTPCPPGQFMDQMNFSPNCRRCRRCKEAKHEYQVSPCNRVKDTECRCKDGYYRFDIDSETYECRSCSKCGSDAKEIQRCTWEKNTVCECKENYYSVKNKCEPCKTCSPECKHHCATTLNTQNTKGPDAGQEFLISIIAGVAVSAVVLLVMVFFITHVATKRFTKKKLLKASTQASDFAPDSSEVLIRCEENFNNSVQAVPESLVNEQQQSKLPDCVPLEIKIADLIYTVLDLVPVLQVKQLVRLLGVKDTEIEQAQLDYRSCREAHYQMLRVWAERGSRGGGRGGMLYMPLLQELLDKLKMMLLGGVAEELEIKYGILP
- the tnfrsf1a gene encoding tumor necrosis factor receptor superfamily member 1A isoform X1 gives rise to the protein MMEGAGINWNKKAPVGTTLLFMCLVIPLALSQTEEAHTCPPDDYTIEQGICCNKCSPGFKLMEKCHATGQRSSCTPCPPGQFMDQMNFSPNCRRCRRCKEAKHEYQVSPCNRVKDTECRCKDGYYRFDIDSETYECRSCSKCGSDAKEIQRCTWEKNTVCECKENYYSVKNKCEPCKTCSPECKHHCATTLNTQNTKGPDAGQEFLISIIAGVAVSAVVLLVMVFFITHVATKRFTKKKLLKASTQASDFAPDSSEQVLIRCEENFNNSVQAVPESLVNEQQQSKLPDCVPLEIKIADLIYTVLDLVPVLQVKQLVRLLGVKDTEIEQAQLDYRSCREAHYQMLRVWAERGSRGGGRGGMLYMPLLQELLDKLKMMLLGGVAEELEIKYGILP